One window of the Herbiconiux sp. L3-i23 genome contains the following:
- a CDS encoding LysR family transcriptional regulator, whose product MDVRRLELLRELAERGSVGAVATATHRTPSAVSQQLKVLEREIGTALTERHGRGIKLTEAGRALARTATDIAVAMERAEALWSEYMGTPSGVVTLATFPTAGQMFLPGLLRRVVEHPNVRLVVADHDPTLEGFATLAQDFDLVLAHSPTGPRAWRGSGLQVTELMSEPLDIALPPGHRLLEKDVLKPADLVGEPWIGVPLDMPFQQVLIEIEEITGEPPRVLQRFADTRIVEALVDAGHGVAILPRFTAGSTKTAIGTRPLKGVTVERHISVLTRPDRAERPSVQLILRMLEEEASIIAATNGLIAASSPRR is encoded by the coding sequence ATGGACGTGCGACGACTGGAACTGCTGCGCGAGTTGGCCGAACGCGGAAGCGTCGGAGCGGTCGCCACGGCGACGCATCGTACCCCCTCCGCCGTGTCCCAGCAGTTGAAGGTGCTGGAGCGGGAGATCGGCACCGCGCTCACCGAACGGCACGGGCGCGGCATCAAGCTCACCGAGGCGGGCCGCGCCCTCGCGCGCACGGCGACCGACATCGCGGTGGCGATGGAGCGGGCCGAGGCGCTGTGGTCGGAGTACATGGGCACCCCGAGCGGTGTCGTGACGCTCGCGACGTTCCCGACGGCCGGTCAGATGTTCCTCCCCGGACTGCTGCGGCGTGTGGTCGAGCACCCCAACGTCCGACTCGTGGTCGCCGACCACGACCCCACCCTCGAAGGCTTCGCGACGCTCGCCCAGGACTTCGACCTCGTCCTCGCGCACTCGCCGACCGGGCCGCGCGCGTGGCGTGGTAGCGGCCTGCAGGTCACCGAGCTGATGTCCGAGCCCCTCGATATCGCGCTCCCGCCCGGACACCGCCTGCTCGAGAAGGACGTCCTGAAGCCCGCCGACCTCGTCGGCGAGCCGTGGATCGGGGTCCCGCTCGACATGCCGTTCCAACAGGTCCTGATCGAGATCGAAGAGATCACGGGCGAACCCCCGCGCGTGCTCCAGCGTTTCGCGGACACCCGCATCGTCGAAGCGCTCGTCGACGCAGGGCACGGAGTCGCGATCCTCCCCCGGTTCACCGCCGGCTCGACGAAGACCGCCATCGGCACCCGGCCGCTGAAGGGCGTCACCGTCGAGCGCCACATCAGCGTGCTGACCCGCCCCGACCGCGCCGAGCGGCCGTCGGTTCAGCTGATCCTTCGGATGCTCGAGGAGGAGGCGTCGATCATCGCCGCGACCAACGGGCTCATCGCGGCGTCGTCACCGAGGCGATGA
- a CDS encoding aminotransferase class V-fold PLP-dependent enzyme — protein sequence MTQFETTAASVLARLRSLRDDDAPTHGGHVLSYVYDSGLAEIDELAAAAARLMQPVNGLDPTTFGSVAVLEGEVIDFARRLLGGDEGTVGSVTSGGTESCLLAVKTARDMWRANGGVGTPRIVAPTTVHAAFHKAAHYFGLHLDLVPVSARTGSVEVAQVVERLGPDAALVVISAPSYPFAALDPIGDVAAICAERGIGCHVDACIGGFALPFDDTLPAWDLRVPGVTSLSADLHKYGYAPKGASVLLHRSASTHHAQFFATSRWPGYPVVNATMLGSKSAAALAAAWAIIQVLGAAGFAELAARSRRATDALLETIDGIDGLTVVGAPVGPLFAVAADPSVPSGRRVDPHRFADAARRLGWLLQLQPGFAQDGGERLPATTHLTVTPVTESVLPELTAALVQAADSVRGLPAVDATDAMDALGGDVAAALDGPLPDQLAPLLALVEALPPEQVEGLLVRLIASVTTPR from the coding sequence GTGACGCAGTTCGAGACGACAGCGGCGAGCGTGCTCGCCCGGCTGCGGAGCCTGCGCGACGACGACGCCCCGACGCACGGCGGTCATGTGCTGAGCTACGTCTACGACTCGGGTCTCGCCGAGATCGACGAGCTCGCCGCGGCGGCGGCTCGGCTGATGCAGCCCGTCAACGGACTCGACCCGACGACGTTCGGGTCGGTCGCGGTGCTCGAGGGCGAGGTGATCGACTTCGCGCGTCGGCTCCTCGGCGGCGACGAGGGCACCGTCGGATCGGTCACGAGCGGCGGCACCGAGAGCTGCCTGCTCGCGGTCAAGACCGCACGTGACATGTGGCGGGCGAACGGCGGGGTCGGGACTCCGCGGATCGTGGCTCCGACCACCGTGCACGCCGCCTTCCACAAGGCGGCGCACTACTTCGGGCTCCACCTCGACCTCGTGCCCGTGTCCGCGCGCACGGGCAGCGTCGAGGTCGCGCAGGTCGTCGAGCGGCTCGGTCCCGATGCGGCGCTGGTCGTCATCTCTGCGCCCTCGTATCCCTTCGCCGCCCTCGACCCGATCGGGGACGTGGCGGCGATCTGCGCGGAGCGCGGCATCGGGTGCCACGTCGACGCGTGCATCGGCGGCTTCGCGCTGCCCTTCGACGACACCCTGCCCGCGTGGGACCTGCGGGTCCCCGGCGTCACTAGCCTGTCGGCCGATCTGCACAAGTACGGCTACGCACCCAAGGGCGCGAGCGTGCTGCTGCACCGGAGCGCGTCGACCCATCACGCGCAGTTCTTCGCGACCAGCCGGTGGCCTGGCTACCCGGTCGTCAACGCGACGATGTTGGGCTCGAAGTCCGCCGCTGCGCTCGCCGCGGCCTGGGCGATCATCCAGGTGCTCGGCGCGGCCGGCTTCGCCGAGCTGGCAGCGCGCAGCCGACGAGCGACCGACGCCCTGCTCGAGACCATCGACGGCATCGACGGTCTTACAGTCGTCGGCGCTCCGGTCGGTCCACTGTTCGCGGTCGCCGCCGACCCTTCGGTGCCCTCCGGCCGCCGGGTCGACCCGCACCGCTTCGCCGATGCCGCGCGACGACTCGGCTGGCTGCTGCAGCTGCAGCCCGGGTTCGCGCAGGACGGCGGCGAGCGGCTCCCGGCCACGACGCACCTCACCGTCACCCCGGTGACCGAGAGTGTGCTCCCCGAGTTGACTGCCGCGCTCGTGCAGGCCGCCGACTCTGTGCGCGGTCTGCCCGCGGTCGATGCGACGGACGCGATGGATGCTCTCGGGGGAGACGTCGCCGCGGCGCTCGACGGGCCGCTGCCCGATCAGCTCGCGCCGCTGCTCGCCCTCGTCGAGGCGCTGCCGCCCGAGCAGGTCGAAGGGCTGCTGGTGCGGCTCATCGCCTCGGTGACGACGCCGCGATGA
- a CDS encoding MFS transporter, whose protein sequence is MVVDDAPSSTRRLSRATIVRYSIGSIATGGFGTLPGLVLVYYLTDTLGVAALVAGLVVGLAKVWDVIIDPIIGTASDADLHATGSRRRFLVTGGLAIPILFVATFAVPGGLGPDAAAVWVLIAFVATATAFSVFQVPYIALPAEIAHGYDDRTRLLTWRVVVLTFAILLFGAGGPVLRGLGGDARSGYLVMAVVAGAVLAAGMLASAGVAPRGPKQLAATRPRTVDGYRRSFAVLRRSRPFRALLAVFAVQALATGMMLAGAQYVATWVLDSEDAVTFLFVALIAPALLFAPAWGAVARRVGKERGFALASIVFAVAALSLLALAWAPGPWVYLPVAIAGAAYAGMQSLPMAMLPDVIADDAMASGPGWAGAFGGVWTAGETTGMALGSTALTLVLALSGYVESVAGERVVQSPEAVFGIVVSFSIVPAVLIGLSLLALSRYRLRRGSLASEGTL, encoded by the coding sequence GATCGTGCGCTACTCGATCGGATCGATTGCGACGGGCGGGTTCGGCACCCTGCCCGGTCTCGTGCTCGTCTACTACCTGACCGACACGCTGGGCGTCGCGGCGCTCGTCGCCGGGCTCGTGGTCGGCCTCGCAAAGGTGTGGGACGTGATCATCGACCCGATCATCGGCACGGCGAGCGACGCCGACCTGCACGCCACCGGCTCTCGGAGGCGCTTCCTCGTGACCGGCGGACTCGCGATCCCGATCCTGTTCGTCGCGACCTTCGCCGTGCCCGGCGGTCTCGGCCCCGACGCGGCGGCGGTGTGGGTGCTCATCGCCTTCGTCGCCACCGCCACCGCGTTCAGCGTCTTCCAGGTGCCCTATATCGCGCTCCCCGCCGAGATCGCGCACGGCTACGACGACCGCACCCGGCTGCTCACTTGGAGGGTCGTGGTGCTCACCTTCGCGATCCTGCTCTTCGGTGCGGGCGGGCCCGTGCTCCGTGGCCTCGGCGGCGACGCCCGCAGTGGTTATCTCGTGATGGCGGTGGTGGCGGGCGCCGTCCTGGCGGCGGGCATGCTCGCGTCCGCGGGAGTGGCGCCCCGCGGGCCGAAGCAGCTCGCCGCGACCCGCCCTCGCACGGTCGACGGATACCGTCGGTCGTTCGCGGTGCTGCGCCGCAGCCGCCCATTCCGGGCGCTGCTCGCGGTCTTCGCCGTGCAGGCGCTGGCGACGGGCATGATGCTCGCCGGTGCGCAGTACGTGGCCACCTGGGTGCTCGACTCCGAAGACGCGGTCACGTTCCTGTTCGTGGCGCTGATCGCCCCGGCGCTGCTGTTCGCACCCGCGTGGGGCGCGGTCGCTCGCCGCGTGGGCAAGGAGCGCGGGTTCGCCCTGGCGAGCATCGTCTTCGCCGTCGCTGCGCTCTCGCTCCTCGCCCTCGCGTGGGCGCCGGGGCCCTGGGTCTACCTGCCGGTCGCGATCGCCGGCGCCGCGTACGCGGGCATGCAGTCCTTGCCGATGGCGATGCTCCCCGACGTGATCGCCGACGACGCGATGGCGAGCGGTCCCGGCTGGGCCGGCGCCTTCGGCGGTGTCTGGACTGCGGGGGAGACCACCGGGATGGCTCTCGGCTCCACCGCCCTCACGCTGGTCCTCGCACTCTCCGGCTACGTCGAGAGCGTCGCGGGCGAGCGCGTGGTCCAATCGCCGGAGGCGGTCTTCGGCATCGTGGTGAGCTTCAGCATCGTCCCCGCGGTGCTGATCGGGCTGAGCCTTCTGGCGCTCAGCCGCTACCGGTTGCGGCGGGGATCACTCGCATCGGAGGGCACCCTGTGA